The Musa acuminata AAA Group cultivar baxijiao chromosome BXJ2-5, Cavendish_Baxijiao_AAA, whole genome shotgun sequence genomic interval TTTGTGTGTTATCACTGGAGCATGAAACCGAGTTTTCAGACGCTCTCTGTCAGCTGTCCTTGTTGCATGCTGACCGCGATGACTTTGAGTCAAATACTCGTAGGAGGTATTTGAAGATTTATTTCTTTTCGAGTTATCCATCAtgtcatttcttcttcttcttcttcttcttcttcttcttcttcttcttgtctcgGTTCTGTTAAATGAGAATGTTAGGTCGATTAAGCTCAGAAACAATTAGTTTCAGATTTAGAAACCATAGTAATGCCTTGTAACATCAAACGCTTAATGTAGAAACTGAGGCTTAAAAGCTTTTAGATGTATCGGCAGCAAGCAATGATTCGACACATGCAGCGAAGATGGGTGCTTGAATGCTTCGATCGGTGCAGTTAACTTGGAACGTCAACTTGGATTTGGCAGGTGGGCTCTTAGATCTACTCCACCAAAGATTTTAGaggttgctgtcatgtctctgctCGGATTGTCGACTTCCACAGTTGATGTAGTCGTCAACGAAGCCATGGCATCTTGGCCAACAGTATCGAAGCCGAACCCTCACTTGCGTGGACCTATTTGCCATGATGGAGAGATACATTAAGACCGTCTTTTCTTCGATCAAATCCATATCCACTTACAGAAACAGAGGAGCACAAGCACGGCACCTGTTATCATCAGTTTAGTTTTTGGGACATGTGATTTGGTTTACGAGTCCAAGGAAGAACAGGCATCGAGATTATATAGTTTGAACTGAGGTGTGTGACCGAGAACAGCATGTTTGGCAAGCTTATCGTGTACTTGATCGAGTATGATTCCCTTGACCTGCTGTCCTTAACTGAATATATTCTAATGTGGACGATTCTGTATCCGATTCAATTCTTTTTGGCACGCACTTGCGGATGGGAGTGTTTCATGTTACGTGTGTTGTCGACGTTCTCTGTCTGGCTGATAATGGACATTTAGGAACTTGTTTTCGGAGACCACTACTGATGCTAATCGCTATGCATTTGATGGTAGTCTCTTCTGGTCCCAATCGAATTGTTGATTTAGAAGGATTATTACGATCGATCGTCCGCCTTGAATTGCTCCTCCATCGGTATCCGATCGAATGGCAGATTCAAATCAACTCCATCCAAAGCCTGTCGATTCTCTTTGGAATTCcctgacctcctcctcctcctcctcctcctctgcaccGATGCTTGCTGCTAATTTTACAGCGTAATCATCGTCGCTATCTACTGCAGCCGCCGACTTCCTGCTTCGGTCTAGCGGCCCACCATGGAGTAACTGCACGTTTGATTGCAGATACCTAATCATCTGGTAATTGTCAGCATCAGCATCAGCTGCTGCAAGCTATTCGATTTCATGACAGCCTTTAATTAATTGGTCCTCAACATCATCGAAGACTTGGAACTAAACAATTGAATCGGCATGCGGTTTTTACTTTCTTCTTCCGACAAGTTTTCTCGAGCTTGAAAGAAAGCAGTGGAAAATTTCGAAGCTTATCTGCATGTGCCATCTTGCTATTTATACTCGTAGCTTTGAGCTTGAATGGATTTAGACCCACCTTATCCACACTTTTTATGGCCTCTGTGCACTTGTTATTGCTCCGAGTTGCAAGGTGCTTTTCTCCGAGAAGGTTTGCTCGGAGCAAGCGTAGCCCCGTCTCGAGGCTCGGAGAGGGTTTAGCATTCGTGTGAAGATCGTGTTGATAGGCAACGTGATCTGCTTGCAGATGACCAACCATGCGGAGGGGAAGAGCTGTCCCTTTCGTATTTACCTACCTGCAAACGCTGCTTACTGAAATCCGAGATGGGTTATCGGTGCGCAATCCAACGCGTATCCACCGGAACAAATCAGATTACTGTATGAATGGATCCCTACCTCCAAAAGCGATGATGACGGTGGTGGACTTCATTATAGTACTCATACAGGCAAGACAAAACAAACGAAAACAAAAGAGCACTACTAGCACTAGTATGCAAGTAATAGTGTGAGAAATGCTGCAGCACAACATCAGTCTACAGAGTGCAAAGCGAATAGGCCGAGAGAAACATATAGTAGACTGATCGATTGATATCAATTCGATCTGTCATGAGCTGCTCAAGGTAAAAATTGCTACGGTTAAATTTAGGGATACTCGTGATGCTCGGAGGGTCGAGCTTCGATATGGATAAAGGGCATGGACGGGCAATGATGATCTAGTGGTGGGCATGAATACAACCCACCACCCACCCTCATGCATGAACACATCTTTCAAGAAGCGGTCCCATCCTTGTCCTTGCACAATCAAAACTGAGGAGGTGAGCATGGCCTGCATGTGGAGGCAGAGAATGATTTGACCAGTTCTCGTAGAAAGTTGGAGAAAAGGAGACTGTGTCGGGGGGTACTACAAAGGCACCCTAAGGTTGTGGACCTCGATGACACCATCGCCTCGCCTTGACCTTTAATGGAGCTGTAAGGGCACTGGCAAAAACCATGGCAGGTTTAAGCGGTGTCAGGAACAAGGATAAGAATGACCAACAGGAAAAGGtacagatagagagagagagagagagagagagacatccaTATCCAACATGTCCTACTTGATTGATCCCTCGAGAAGCTGCTGTTTACCTGGAAGTCCTCAGAAACTGGAAGCCAACTTGTTCAGACTATGAATGTAGATATAGCAAATGTTGATTGAACTACAGGCTTATATTCTCTTTGCGCTGAAGATTTCCTTGGCGTGTGTTTCTTCTTCCAACAGTATCGACAAGAAgcggaagagagagagaagaaacttGGGTGGAAAGGAAGGAAAGGTAAAGGTTGGATCTGTAACCATGGAAAGAAGAGCAAGAATGATTACACGCGACGAATAGCATTGGCACTTACAGGTTGACAACAGGAACTTGAAACAACAATGTCTGTGAGATTCATCGGAAAATGGAAGGAGGATTCATCCTCTTGTTCTAGCTGAAACAAGTCAACCTTTTTCTATACAGAAGCATTAGATGCTACCAAAATCTAGCGGATGAAGGGGACCATGATTTCTGGTGCGAAATTAAATACAAGGTAACACCGATTGCAATTTCCGCCAGATTCATATTTGGACCACTGCACTTGAATCTTAAGCCGAAATGTTTGACTCTGTTCATCAAAGTCGATCTAAAACGTTTTTGGTGGGTGGGCACATAGCACTCTGTTTTTACTCCGCTCCCAGAAAAACAAAATCTTACGTCCACGCACACTAGGATTAATTAAGAGGAGCTATGATATAGCCGAAGAGAGAATCCTGGATTTAGGGATCAAAGACAAATCGTCCTAACAAAGATTAGTTTATGGGAAAGTGGACGATTCGAGAGGAGACGAAGACTGACGGAGGTGACCTCAGGTCACCCGCTCCACAAGCATGCTAATCACGATGAATCAGATGACTAAAAATGTACTAGAGAAGGACGTGATGATGATTAAACTTGTGCCATCAAACGCAAAGCCCGGTGCCATGGTTGACTAGTTGTTTTACATGGGGGAACAAGCATTGCTTTCCCTTCTCTCCATCGATCGCATACGAGGAGGCAAGGGTGGCTCGCTCGTTTCATCTTGCTGGTTTGGTTTCACAGACAGACAAGCGAGTTCAGCGCTCACCCATCTTTATTGCTTCTCCATCATGCATGCTCTACGCCTGTGTCGTCTTCCCAAATGGAGCCACGACCACTCGTGCAGAAGAATCGGTTCTCACCACACCGAGAAAGAACCGCAAACAACAAGTACTCGTGCATTGGTTATTCTGAAAAGAAGAAGCTTTGCATGGATGTACTTTGCCGGGCTTCTGAATCGTATTTTTAGTTTTCTGCAATCGCTACCACAGATACTCCTCTTTTTTTGTTTAATCTGATGGATCCGAAACAAGGATTTCCAGTACGAGTTGCTTTATAAGAAGATCAAGTGAACCAACCGCATGCTGCTGGCTGATTCGAGACTGGTGATATAGTTTATAGATGGAATAAACAAGCTCATGAAATCCCATGTTTTCTCATTTCATAATGTGTGATCATGTGCCTGCATAATAAATCTGCCACCAACCTAAAAGGAAGGGGTGGGGGGGTGGTCCTCAGAGGACTATAAAGATCTGTGCTCTGCCCTGCCCTGCCCTGCCCTGGAATTTGTATTTGACCTTCCTTAAGGGGGGGAATTTAAGACTGGATTTTGTAGCTGACAAGGCATATAACCTGGAATTTAGCCTTTGACAATTATTATGCACGGGACGGGCTCTCGTAGGTCTGTCGGCTACTGACTGATGTTAGGCTCATTAACTCAAGAACTGGATGTCAGTAAGGATTCACCCCCACCCAAAAGATGATCTTTTTTGTCATTATGCCTGCTGATAAAATTTGAGCCAAATAATATGGATCACATCATGAATATGCATTCTTTTTCCTGCTGAACATGAACAATCAGGGAAGGAAGCCATCACACCTCATGGAACTTAAAGATCAGATTATGAACTACCCAATCCGCTTGGTCCTGTAAATGATGATGGCCCATCACACCTCCCTGAGCACCAGACTCATCACTTCCCCCTGCCCAATCCGCTTGGTCCTGTAAATGGCCCATTCATTGTTGTCGTTTCAGCATACTGTTCGTTTTTACGTAAATAAATGCATGAATCAGTCGCGTCATAAGTTCGAAACGTAAAAATGGTGGTCGTCAGATGATGACAAGTTGGGAAGAAACATACTGTTGTTCGTCTTTCCTTGTGCCCATGCTTGAGCCTGCGAGGCTGCCACCACTCTCGTGTCAGCTCGGAGAAACAACAAATGCTACCATTCCAAGCTTTCGTCAGGTGATGATCCACTTCTGAAACTAACAGACCTCACTCTGACCTCAGTCCCATCACCTCTTGCCTGCTCGTCGCTCTCCTCCGTCTCACCATAAATACCCACCTCCGCATCAACTCGCTGACACACTCGAAGCTTCTCCGAGCTCAGAAGCAGTACGCAACGATGAAGGTAGCACCTGCAGGCATCCTCCTCGTCCTCGCATTCGCCCTCGTGGTGGTCGAGCCAGCCCGTGCTTTCACTTGCATCCAAGTCGAGACGTGCCTGACTCCGTGCCTCACGTACCTGACGGGGCAGCAGCCGGCGCCGACGCCGGCGTGTTGCGACGGTGTTCGGAGGCTCAAGAACATGGGCATCACCCCCGCCGAGCGCCAGTTCGCATGCAACTGCGTGAAGCATGCGGCGGCGCACTTCCCCAACCTGAAAGACGACGCGGTCAGCGACCTGCCGAGGCTGTGCGCCACGCCGCTTCCCTTCCCCATCAGCTTGGAGTTTGACTGCTCCAAGTGAGTactcttcgtcttcgtcttcgtcttcttccttgGCCAAGTTGATTGTGACTGCGTGTTTGTGTTCATGCAGGATTCCAAACTAGGAGGAAAGCTTTGGGTGGCAATAAAGGGCGGTGGCATCGATCTCTGGCATTGTGCAGCTGCCTGAGAATACGAGACTATATTATCAGTAGGGATATATGTAGGAAGAAAAGACGCAGCTTTCTTGCTGACACGCGCGATGAATAGCCTCTTCTTCATGTTATGAATGTCACCATGATCGAGCAAGAAACAATAAAGCCTTTTTTCGTGTTTTGATGTCTTATGTGATCAATACATAATCTACTCTTCACCACCAAAATAACCTTTATCAAGAAGACAGAATTTGGAGCTTTGGCTCAAGAAATCACAGACAGTAGATGTTGCTGGAGGCATGCAGGGAACAGATTGGAACACCAATCGGATGTCACGATATAGAGATGGATCTCTTCATGGTGCTGCATTTGATCGTTTCAGCTAAGCGTAATGGATTGTCATCGAGTTCCCTGACTCTCTGATAGATTTCGTTTGGAGAGCCATGGAGATTCCAAGGCTTCATATGTTTAGCCTTATCCTCTCCTGTTAAGTCTCTTCCCATCTCTCGTAACTACGGATGCATCGGTTATGTTCGCATCGAAAGAAGTAGCAATGGAGAATCCAATTACTTGCTTCTCTTATATTCTTTAATAGATTCGACTCCTACGCTTTCTCGTATCAGCGAATAGGAAATCACAGAGTACACAGGCAACCGAGATATCAAGGACCGCAAGCTGGTTTCATCTCGGTGCGTGGGTTGCGACGGTGGTGATGAACTGGCCAAGAAGCGGAGCTcgtagacgacgacgacgacgcctcgtcggtctctctctcttcctctgcaATCGTGTCGAGGATCTTCGCCACCCTGTACCTCACGGGGGACACCACCTGCGGCGGTGCGGCCTCCATCACGTAGCGGCCGAGCGCCCGTGCTTTGCCCGTCATGTCTCCACCGCCACTCCTACTCGCTCAGGCTCGGACGAGGTGGTGGAGATGGTCTCCTCAATGCTCGGAGGAGAAATTTATAGAGCCCTGCGATGATAAGGAAACTTGGGTGTGATTTCATCGGATGGAGTTTGAGTGGACGATTTGGAACGCAGAAAGATGAGAGACTGTTTAGCGTCGGGTTGTCGACGGATTTGCCTTTTCGGCTTTAAATGAGAGACAACGGCATGGATTGATTCATGCGATCTAATTCGTGTTCTTCCCTTTGGCAACGAATCTCGTGGAGATTTGCGTTCCTCTGCGGTCGCTTTTCCTTTGAAACCTACAGAATTATAGTATCAGCTTATCCAAATCTTCAATGTGGGTAGCAATCTAGACCACAAAACTGGGTTTTAGTGTGGCCAGCAGCTGttctctcccttcttcttctcccaCTGTCACTCTCACAAAACAACATGAGCAGAACAAATCCAATTTTGTTATCTCATTTGGCTAAATAAAATATGCATTGCATATAAAACAATTTTTGGCTAATGTAGCTCACCTTTCACATGCATCCATCCGTCTCTCGAAGAAAAGCACATGACAATTACATCAAGAGAAGATGATAGAAATCTATGATCTTTCCGAAGAAGAAGTCTGCAAAAACAATTTTCATACTTCCATTTTATTCCTAGGAAGACGAATAACAGTAACTATctccaaaataaaaattaaaaagatgcATGAACATCTATCTCATGTTGCTCGAAATGAAAGGCAACGCCTGTTACCCGAATCAGACGGAAAGCACAGAGACCGGACATCCACATGTGCATTAAACAAAAATTGAAAGGCAAGTTCATGGTTGGGAATGTGGTCTTTTAGCTCTGCTTTCTGGCTTGCAATGCGTGGTGTAAGCTAATGATATGAAGTAATGGAGATGAAATGTTATGGAAGGGTTGACAAAGCTTTGCTAATCGGGAGTCGTTTGAATCTTAGAGCTCGAAGATGCAATCTGTATTTGTGACAGCCATAATGACAGTAACATTCGTCTTCCCGAACAAAAGAGAAAACTATACATACATCGATCCCAGGATCAGAGTGCAccaaaacaacaaaaaagaaggggaAATCAGCTTGTCTCTTCCATAATTTTCTATAATGCAATTGTCCCTCCCATCTCGAGACCTCGGTAACTATAGCTTTCGATCGCTCTCCAACTCTCCAACAAAACAATATTGGACTAAATATAGTGTGCTATTATGAGTTTGGTCTCTTTCAGCTCCAAGCATGCAGAAATAACCCAAGATCATCATGTGTACCAATATCAAGGTACCTTGCTCAAAAGAAGGTTTATGCTCCCAAGTTTGAACCATGAAACCAACATTCTCTAATCAACAGAAGAAACCAGGAGGAGATTCATTAATACTCACGAAAAAGACTAACCATCCAAATACTAAATATTGCTTCTTTTTATTATAGCATCCACACTGCCAGGTTTTCTAGCAAGGCAAA includes:
- the LOC135611932 gene encoding non-specific lipid-transfer protein A-like, with product MKVAPAGILLVLAFALVVVEPARAFTCIQVETCLTPCLTYLTGQQPAPTPACCDGVRRLKNMGITPAERQFACNCVKHAAAHFPNLKDDAVSDLPRLCATPLPFPISLEFDCSK